Proteins encoded within one genomic window of Acinetobacter sp. WCHA55:
- the dld gene encoding D-lactate dehydrogenase codes for MQSNLDAQQTIQKLITIVGKQHVLTDDKDTRLYRQGRRYGAGKVLAVVAPGSLLEQWQVLQAAVDADCIVIMQAANTGLTGGSTPFGDDYDRPVVLISTRRLVGIQVINDGQQVICLPGATLDRLEKELVPFNREPHSVIGSSCIGASVLGGVCNNSGGALVRRGPAYTELALYARVNDGGQLELVNHLGVNLGETPEEILNKLENKNYQIGDIINNSGCCASDHRYGHDVKQVDENTPARFNADPSRLYEASGSAGKVCVFAVRLDTFEKIPSQVFYVGTNSHDDLTEIRRFLLKDLPRLPIAGEYIHRVAYDIGAEYGKDTFMFIEKLGTAKVPAAFAMKDKVDAYLEKFGMKGLSDKVLQLITKFLPNHLPKRMNAFRDLYEHHLVIRIENQDVEKVESFLKRYFQDKTSGDFFHCTEEEGRKAFLHRFAVAGAAIRYRDTHRSEVEDIVALDIALRRNDREWVETLPKEMDDLIVHKLYYGHFLCHVFHQDYIVKKGVDPLAMEHQMWHLLDARGAEYPAEHNVGHLYVAKPALRTHYEKLDPTNSFNVGIGQTSKLKHWQ; via the coding sequence ATGCAATCCAATTTAGACGCACAGCAAACTATTCAAAAGCTCATAACTATTGTGGGTAAACAACATGTTTTAACCGATGATAAAGACACGCGTTTATATCGCCAAGGCCGTCGTTATGGTGCAGGGAAAGTACTGGCTGTTGTTGCACCAGGGTCACTACTTGAGCAGTGGCAAGTACTACAAGCAGCTGTTGATGCAGACTGTATTGTGATTATGCAAGCAGCCAATACAGGTTTGACTGGTGGTTCAACGCCTTTTGGCGATGACTATGACCGTCCAGTGGTCCTAATCAGCACCCGTCGTTTGGTTGGCATTCAGGTCATTAATGACGGTCAGCAAGTGATTTGTCTACCTGGTGCCACACTGGATCGACTTGAAAAAGAATTGGTGCCATTTAATCGGGAGCCGCACTCGGTGATTGGTTCATCGTGTATTGGAGCTTCAGTTTTAGGTGGCGTCTGTAATAACTCAGGCGGTGCTTTGGTACGTCGTGGTCCTGCTTATACTGAGTTAGCCTTGTACGCTCGTGTCAATGATGGCGGTCAGTTAGAATTAGTGAATCATTTAGGGGTGAACCTCGGAGAAACACCTGAAGAAATTCTAAACAAGCTTGAAAATAAGAATTATCAAATTGGCGATATTATCAATAACTCAGGCTGCTGTGCCTCGGACCATCGTTATGGACATGATGTTAAACAAGTTGATGAAAATACGCCTGCACGCTTTAATGCCGATCCGTCTCGTTTATATGAAGCATCGGGTTCGGCAGGTAAAGTATGCGTCTTTGCCGTACGTTTAGATACCTTTGAAAAAATTCCAAGTCAGGTGTTCTACGTGGGTACCAACTCACATGATGATTTGACCGAAATCCGCCGTTTTTTACTGAAAGATTTGCCGCGATTGCCGATTGCAGGAGAATATATCCACCGTGTAGCGTATGACATTGGGGCAGAGTACGGTAAAGACACCTTTATGTTCATTGAAAAACTCGGCACAGCCAAAGTACCCGCTGCATTTGCAATGAAAGATAAGGTCGATGCGTACTTAGAAAAATTTGGTATGAAAGGACTTTCAGATAAGGTCCTGCAATTGATCACCAAGTTTCTGCCCAATCATTTACCGAAACGGATGAATGCTTTCCGTGATCTATATGAACATCATTTGGTTATTCGGATTGAAAACCAAGATGTCGAGAAAGTTGAAAGCTTTTTAAAACGTTATTTCCAAGATAAAACCTCAGGTGATTTTTTCCACTGTACCGAGGAAGAAGGGCGTAAAGCATTTTTACATCGCTTTGCCGTTGCAGGTGCAGCAATTCGCTATCGGGATACGCATCGTTCAGAAGTTGAAGATATTGTAGCTCTGGATATCGCATTGCGTCGTAATGATCGAGAGTGGGTGGAAACCTTACCTAAAGAGATGGATGATCTGATTGTTCATAAACTCTATTATGGTCATTTTTTATGTCATGTGTTTCATCAGGACTATATTGTGAAAAAAGGTGTAGATCCTTTGGCGATGGAACACCAAATGTGGCATTTATTGGATGCACGAGGTGCTGAATACCCAGCCGAGCATAATGTTGGACACTTGTATGTAGCAAAACCTGCATTACGAACGCATTATGAAAAGCTTGATCCAACCAATAGTTTTAATGTGGGTATTGGTCAAACCAGTAAGCTGAAGCATTGGCAGTAA
- the lldP gene encoding L-lactate permease: MTMLQWQQMYDPMGNIWISSLIALIPIIFFFLALAVFRLKGSVAGTITVVLALLVSLFAYKMPMLMAFASMAYGFLYGLWPIAWIIIGAVFLYKISVKTGQFDIIRSSILSITEDQRLQMLLVGFAFGTFLEGAAGFGAPVAITAALLVGLGFKPLYAAGLCLIVNTAPVAFGAMGIPIIVAGQVSGVDTMEISQMVGRQLPFMVPIVLFWIMAIMDGWRGVKETWPAVVVGASSFAIAQYLTSNFVGPELPDITAAIASLVSLTILFKYWQPKHIFRFADQDATMSEDVAAQKQQKYTVGQIAKAWSPFAILTVMVTIWSVKPFKDLFAKDGALHDLVISIKVPFLHQMIQKMPPVVAEIKDYDAIYKFDWISATGTAIFIAALITIAFLKMKPKDAVVTFGETLNELKVPIYSIGMVLSFAFIANYSGMSSTLALALAHTGSAFTFFSPFLGWLGVFLTGSDTSANALFSALQATTAQQIGVPEVLLVAANTSGGVTGKMISPQSIAIACAAVGLVGKESDLFRFTLKHSITFTIMMGIMITLQAYVFPWMIP, encoded by the coding sequence ATGACAATGCTTCAATGGCAGCAAATGTATGACCCGATGGGGAATATTTGGATTTCAAGTCTAATTGCACTGATTCCGATTATCTTCTTCTTCTTGGCGCTCGCAGTATTTCGTTTAAAAGGCAGTGTGGCAGGTACGATCACCGTTGTGCTTGCTCTTCTCGTCTCTTTATTCGCCTATAAGATGCCTATGCTGATGGCATTTGCATCGATGGCTTATGGTTTCCTCTACGGTTTATGGCCGATTGCGTGGATCATTATTGGTGCTGTATTCCTGTATAAAATTTCAGTGAAGACAGGCCAGTTTGATATCATTCGTTCTTCTATTCTCTCAATTACTGAAGATCAGCGTTTACAAATGCTGTTGGTGGGCTTTGCTTTCGGTACTTTCTTGGAGGGTGCGGCAGGCTTTGGTGCGCCTGTGGCAATTACCGCAGCACTATTAGTAGGTTTAGGCTTTAAACCTTTATATGCAGCAGGTTTGTGCTTAATCGTAAACACAGCACCTGTGGCTTTTGGTGCGATGGGTATTCCTATTATTGTTGCTGGACAAGTATCTGGTGTCGATACGATGGAAATCAGCCAAATGGTGGGCCGTCAGTTACCATTTATGGTGCCAATCGTATTGTTCTGGATTATGGCAATTATGGACGGCTGGCGTGGTGTTAAAGAAACATGGCCAGCCGTTGTGGTGGGGGCAAGTAGCTTTGCAATTGCGCAATACTTAACTTCTAACTTTGTCGGTCCAGAATTACCTGATATCACGGCTGCAATTGCATCCTTGGTTTCCTTAACAATTTTATTTAAATATTGGCAGCCGAAGCACATTTTCCGTTTTGCAGATCAAGACGCAACGATGAGTGAAGATGTGGCTGCACAAAAACAGCAAAAATACACTGTAGGACAAATTGCAAAAGCATGGTCTCCATTCGCCATTTTAACTGTGATGGTGACGATCTGGAGTGTGAAACCGTTTAAGGATTTATTTGCCAAAGACGGTGCATTGCATGATCTCGTGATTTCAATCAAAGTGCCATTTTTGCATCAAATGATTCAAAAAATGCCACCTGTAGTTGCTGAAATTAAAGATTATGATGCGATTTATAAGTTTGATTGGATTTCGGCTACAGGAACTGCAATTTTTATTGCAGCATTGATTACCATTGCCTTTTTGAAGATGAAGCCCAAAGATGCTGTGGTGACTTTTGGTGAAACTCTGAATGAGTTGAAAGTTCCAATTTATTCAATTGGTATGGTGTTGTCTTTTGCTTTTATCGCAAATTATTCAGGTATGTCTTCGACCTTGGCTTTGGCTCTTGCACATACAGGTTCAGCATTTACGTTCTTCTCGCCTTTCTTGGGCTGGTTGGGTGTATTCCTCACAGGTTCAGATACTTCTGCCAATGCACTGTTTTCAGCACTTCAAGCCACTACAGCTCAGCAAATTGGTGTTCCAGAAGTTTTATTGGTTGCAGCCAATACCAGTGGTGGTGTGACGGGTAAGATGATTTCTCCTCAATCAATTGCGATTGCATGTGCGGCGGTGGGACTCGTTGGTAAAGAGTCTGATTTATTCCGTTTTACCTTAAAACACAGTATAACGTTCACAATCATGATGGGTATTATGATTACCCTACAAGCTTATGTGTTCCCATGGATGATTCCATAA
- a CDS encoding IS5 family transposase has translation MKKPTHKIYRTTNWPAYNRALINRGNIAIWFDPKTQWYAEPQGKQGRSQTYSDIAIQCCLMIKSLFRLTLRMVTGFVQSLIKLCGLDWTAPDYSTLCRRQKHIDIAISYQKNSDGLHLLVDSTGLKFLGEGEWKRKKHQSEYRRQWCKLHIGIDARTLQIRAVQLTTNNVSDSQVLGDLLNQIPLDEQIDSVYTDGAYDTKQCRQVIADRQAHAVIPPRKNAKPWKDKKVHSLERNELLRTVKRLGRTLWKKWSGYHQRSLVETKMHCIKLLGDKLSARNFQSQVNEVHARIAILNRFTELGRPHTQVVT, from the coding sequence ATGAAGAAGCCTACACACAAAATCTACCGCACAACCAATTGGCCCGCATATAACCGAGCTCTCATTAATCGTGGGAATATTGCCATTTGGTTCGATCCAAAAACACAATGGTATGCAGAACCTCAAGGCAAACAAGGTCGAAGTCAAACCTACTCCGACATAGCGATTCAATGCTGTTTGATGATCAAATCTCTATTTAGACTTACTTTACGCATGGTCACTGGCTTTGTTCAAAGCTTAATTAAACTTTGTGGATTAGATTGGACAGCACCAGATTACAGTACGCTTTGTAGAAGACAAAAGCATATTGATATTGCAATTAGTTATCAGAAAAACAGTGATGGGCTTCATCTACTCGTAGACTCTACTGGCTTAAAGTTTTTGGGCGAAGGTGAATGGAAACGTAAAAAGCATCAGTCTGAATATCGTCGCCAATGGTGTAAACTTCATATTGGTATAGATGCTAGAACCCTGCAAATACGAGCCGTTCAGCTCACGACCAACAATGTAAGTGATTCACAGGTGCTTGGGGATTTACTCAATCAGATTCCATTGGATGAGCAGATTGACTCCGTATATACCGATGGCGCTTATGACACCAAGCAATGCCGACAGGTCATTGCAGATCGGCAAGCACATGCAGTGATTCCACCTAGAAAAAATGCCAAGCCTTGGAAAGATAAAAAAGTTCATTCGCTAGAGCGAAATGAATTACTTCGCACTGTTAAACGTTTAGGCAGGACACTATGGAAAAAATGGTCGGGCTACCATCAGCGAAGTCTGGTTGAAACCAAGATGCACTGCATCAAATTATTAGGCGATAAACTCAGTGCTAGGAACTTTCAAAGCCAAGTCAACGAGGTACATGCTCGTATAGCCATTTTAAATAGATTTACAGAATTAGGCCGACCTCATACCCAAGTTGTCACTTAA
- a CDS encoding IS256 family transposase, with translation MATTFDFETALKQLQSGQALTGENGILTPLIKQLTEAALEAEIENYIEANPKQGNRRNGYTRKTVKSTSGSFELETPRDRNGEFEPQLVKKNQTKLSEEIDNKIISLYALGMSYRDIQKHVADMYGLEISDGAITNITDKLLPQLQAWKQRPLDTIYPFVWLDAIHYKVKDKGVYVSKAIYTILALNVEGKKELLGLHLSESEGANHWLSVLTDLQNRGVQDILIACVDGLKGFPEAIAAIYPQTEIQLCIVHQIRNSLRYVASKDQKAFMADLKPIYRADTKGAAEVALDELEEKWGEKYGVVIQSWRTKWHLLSAYFKYPKAIRKPIYTTNAVEAVHRQFRKLTKTKGAFPNEDSLMKLLYIGIQQASEKWTMPIQEWGQTITQLSIYFEGRLDDIIKI, from the coding sequence ATGGCAACTACATTTGATTTTGAAACAGCCTTAAAACAACTCCAGTCAGGACAAGCACTGACTGGAGAAAATGGCATACTCACCCCTTTAATTAAACAGCTGACCGAAGCTGCTCTTGAAGCAGAAATCGAGAATTACATTGAAGCGAATCCGAAACAAGGTAATCGCCGCAATGGCTATACTCGCAAGACAGTAAAATCTACATCAGGTTCATTTGAGCTTGAAACCCCTAGAGATCGAAATGGTGAATTTGAGCCACAGTTAGTTAAAAAGAACCAGACCAAATTATCAGAAGAAATTGACAATAAAATCATATCACTCTATGCACTTGGTATGAGCTATCGTGATATTCAAAAGCATGTTGCTGATATGTATGGATTGGAGATTTCAGATGGTGCTATCACCAATATTACAGATAAGCTCCTCCCTCAGTTACAAGCATGGAAACAACGCCCACTCGATACAATTTATCCCTTTGTTTGGTTAGATGCCATACATTACAAAGTGAAGGATAAAGGTGTTTATGTGAGCAAAGCGATCTATACCATTTTAGCTTTAAATGTTGAAGGTAAGAAGGAACTACTCGGCTTGCATTTGTCGGAAAGCGAAGGGGCGAACCATTGGCTTAGTGTACTGACAGACCTACAAAATCGTGGTGTTCAGGATATTCTGATTGCCTGTGTAGATGGACTAAAAGGTTTCCCCGAAGCCATAGCAGCGATTTACCCTCAAACAGAAATACAACTGTGTATCGTTCATCAAATCCGTAATTCTTTACGCTATGTTGCCAGTAAAGATCAGAAGGCATTTATGGCTGATTTAAAGCCAATTTACCGTGCTGATACCAAAGGGGCGGCAGAAGTAGCACTGGATGAGCTAGAAGAAAAATGGGGCGAAAAATATGGTGTGGTCATTCAGTCATGGCGTACCAAATGGCATCTACTATCCGCCTATTTCAAATACCCTAAAGCGATTAGGAAGCCGATTTACACCACCAATGCCGTTGAAGCCGTACATCGTCAATTCCGCAAACTAACCAAAACCAAAGGAGCTTTCCCCAATGAGGATAGTCTGATGAAATTACTGTATATTGGTATTCAACAGGCATCAGAAAAATGGACAATGCCTATTCAGGAATGGGGACAAACCATTACTCAATTATCCATTTACTTTGAAGGTCGATTAGATGATATAATTAAAATCTAG
- a CDS encoding NADPH-dependent 2,4-dienoyl-CoA reductase: protein MTTNSYAHILKPLHLGFTTIKNRVVMGSMHTGLEDRFYNYPKLAAYFGERAKGGVGLIITGGISPNRQGWLLPAGGTMNTLGDIAPHRLVTHAVHKHGAKILMQILHAGRYGYQPFVVSASPIKSPISPFKPRQMSEKQILNTIDDYVNCASLAKKAGYDGVEIMGSEGYLLNQFLSRHVNQREDRWGGPIENRMRFAVEIVKGIRAQVGEKFIICFRLSLLDLVHDGNTMQEVITIAQALEKAGITLLNTGIGWHEARIPTIVTSVPRAAFVDYTAEVKKHVAVPVIASNRINMPDTAEEILASGKADMVQMARPLLADAFWVNKTATNRVDEINTCIACNQACLDHTFKNQRATCLVNPRAAFETELVYVKAKQPKRVAVVGGGVAGMSAATVAASRGHAVTLFEAGHEVGGQFNLAKVVPGKEEFHETIRYFKVQIEKTGVDLRLNTKVNREQLEREGFEEIIIATGVVPRALRIEGSHLPQVLSYAEVLGGAPVGRKVAVIGAGGIGFDVSEYLLKPEHQPQPQPLADWQREWGVDPNPNYVSEGGTQAAEVHPPVREIYLLQRKTSALGAGLGKTSGWVHRAQLKKHAVRMLRGVQYKAVTDEGLWVDMAGQDQLLRVDTIVVCAGQESVKDLMPSTEQNTLANYHIIGGAKLAAELDAKRAIREGAEIASKL from the coding sequence ATGACAACCAATAGCTATGCACATATTTTGAAACCCTTACACTTGGGTTTTACCACGATTAAAAACCGTGTGGTGATGGGCTCCATGCATACGGGCTTGGAAGATCGTTTTTATAATTATCCAAAATTGGCTGCATACTTTGGTGAGCGTGCTAAAGGCGGTGTTGGCCTGATTATTACAGGTGGGATTTCTCCAAACCGTCAAGGTTGGCTTCTTCCTGCGGGCGGTACGATGAATACGCTGGGAGATATTGCTCCGCATCGTTTGGTGACACATGCTGTACATAAGCATGGCGCAAAAATTTTAATGCAAATTTTGCATGCTGGACGTTATGGCTACCAACCTTTTGTGGTTTCTGCCAGCCCTATTAAATCACCGATTTCGCCTTTTAAACCGCGTCAAATGTCTGAAAAACAAATCTTGAATACCATTGATGACTACGTTAACTGTGCCAGTCTTGCGAAAAAGGCGGGCTATGACGGTGTGGAAATTATGGGTTCAGAAGGTTATTTACTGAATCAATTCTTAAGCCGTCATGTGAACCAACGTGAAGATCGTTGGGGTGGACCGATTGAAAACCGTATGCGTTTTGCGGTCGAAATCGTTAAAGGGATACGTGCACAAGTCGGGGAGAAATTTATTATTTGCTTCCGTTTGTCATTGCTGGATTTAGTGCATGACGGCAATACCATGCAAGAAGTAATTACCATTGCACAAGCACTAGAAAAAGCCGGTATTACTTTGTTGAATACAGGAATTGGCTGGCATGAAGCGCGGATTCCAACCATCGTGACTTCTGTGCCACGTGCAGCTTTTGTTGATTATACAGCAGAAGTGAAAAAGCATGTGGCTGTGCCAGTGATTGCTTCAAATCGTATCAATATGCCAGACACGGCAGAAGAGATTTTGGCATCGGGCAAAGCGGATATGGTGCAAATGGCGCGTCCGTTATTGGCAGATGCTTTTTGGGTGAATAAAACAGCGACCAATCGTGTCGATGAAATCAATACGTGTATCGCCTGTAACCAAGCGTGTTTAGATCATACATTTAAAAACCAACGTGCAACATGTTTAGTCAACCCGCGTGCGGCGTTTGAAACTGAGTTGGTTTATGTGAAGGCAAAACAACCGAAACGGGTTGCGGTTGTTGGCGGTGGTGTCGCAGGCATGTCGGCTGCGACGGTTGCAGCCAGTCGTGGACATGCAGTGACTTTGTTTGAAGCAGGTCATGAGGTGGGTGGACAGTTCAACTTGGCAAAAGTTGTACCAGGTAAAGAAGAGTTTCATGAAACTATTCGCTATTTCAAAGTACAGATTGAAAAAACGGGTGTCGACTTACGTTTAAACACTAAGGTGAATCGTGAGCAGCTTGAGCGTGAAGGCTTTGAGGAAATTATCATTGCAACTGGTGTTGTGCCACGTGCATTACGTATTGAAGGGAGCCACTTACCGCAAGTTCTGTCTTATGCAGAAGTGTTAGGCGGTGCTCCTGTCGGTCGAAAAGTTGCGGTGATTGGTGCTGGGGGGATTGGTTTTGATGTGTCTGAGTATTTATTGAAACCAGAGCATCAACCTCAGCCACAACCGCTTGCTGATTGGCAACGCGAATGGGGCGTAGATCCAAATCCAAATTATGTCTCCGAAGGAGGCACGCAGGCCGCAGAAGTTCATCCGCCTGTTCGTGAGATTTATTTATTGCAACGTAAAACCTCTGCACTTGGAGCAGGTTTGGGTAAAACCTCGGGTTGGGTACATCGCGCACAGTTGAAAAAGCATGCAGTACGTATGCTACGTGGAGTTCAGTACAAAGCTGTGACTGATGAAGGGCTTTGGGTCGATATGGCAGGACAAGATCAATTGCTCCGTGTCGATACCATCGTTGTGTGTGCAGGACAGGAGTCAGTGAAAGATCTGATGCCAAGTACCGAGCAAAATACGCTAGCAAATTATCACATTATTGGTGGTGCTAAATTGGCGGCTGAGCTAGATGCGAAGCGTGCGATTCGAGAAGGTGCAGAAATCGCTTCGAAATTATAA
- a CDS encoding DUF2147 domain-containing protein, whose product MDFIQKILMLLFSTSLCITSAWADDLVGNWKTIDDKTGFPRAVINIKQESDGTYTGKIEKIYALPNGTEPLGLCVKCNGNMKNKPMVGLNILNGFTENKNKKNEYVHGQVLDPLTGNTYKGKIRMNQNGRTITLRGYVGTSLLGRSQTWIKMN is encoded by the coding sequence ATGGATTTTATACAAAAAATTTTAATGCTTCTTTTTTCCACTTCGCTGTGTATTACGAGCGCTTGGGCGGATGATCTTGTAGGCAACTGGAAAACGATTGATGATAAAACGGGTTTTCCAAGAGCCGTTATTAATATTAAACAAGAGAGTGATGGTACGTATACGGGAAAAATTGAAAAAATTTATGCTTTACCGAATGGGACCGAACCACTTGGACTTTGTGTTAAATGCAACGGAAATATGAAAAATAAACCAATGGTTGGCTTGAATATTCTGAATGGTTTTACTGAAAACAAAAATAAAAAAAATGAGTACGTCCATGGTCAGGTTCTCGACCCATTAACAGGTAACACTTACAAAGGTAAGATTAGAATGAATCAAAATGGTCGGACAATAACATTACGTGGTTATGTTGGTACTTCTCTTTTAGGTCGTAGCCAGACATGGATCAAAATGAATTAA
- the lldR gene encoding transcriptional regulator LldR: MKVSDKAVQSLRVLIEQSNMQVGDRLPAERKLCEQLQVSRSSLREAISQLTSMGMLVSKVGAGTFLKQLPATWSSYQIVQPISNLMSQDPAYRFDVQEARIILEGGTTWYAAQRATKEDMVNIRYHYDQINHFQALGDDDEAARADAKFHLAIAEASHNLVLIQMMRGLFDLLQFNVALGRRKVYSEAHRFDQLHDQHFQVMNAIERRDPEAARKAVCGHIEFVVQQVRMIDEEEARRQRASRLNRI, translated from the coding sequence ATGAAAGTCTCCGATAAAGCTGTACAAAGCCTGCGTGTATTGATTGAACAAAGCAATATGCAAGTTGGAGACCGTCTGCCTGCTGAAAGAAAACTGTGTGAACAGCTTCAAGTCTCTCGCTCTTCTTTAAGAGAGGCTATTTCACAGTTGACCAGTATGGGTATGTTGGTCAGCAAAGTGGGAGCGGGAACTTTTTTAAAACAATTACCAGCAACCTGGTCCAGTTATCAAATTGTACAACCAATTAGTAATTTGATGAGTCAGGATCCTGCCTACCGATTTGATGTGCAAGAGGCGCGCATTATTTTAGAAGGTGGAACAACTTGGTATGCAGCACAACGCGCGACCAAAGAAGATATGGTGAACATCCGATATCATTATGATCAGATTAATCATTTTCAGGCCTTGGGAGATGATGACGAAGCAGCCCGTGCAGATGCGAAATTTCATTTGGCGATTGCTGAAGCATCTCATAATTTGGTCTTGATTCAGATGATGCGTGGTCTGTTTGATTTGTTGCAGTTCAACGTCGCTTTGGGACGCCGAAAAGTCTATAGCGAGGCACACCGTTTTGATCAATTGCATGATCAGCACTTTCAAGTCATGAATGCAATTGAACGTCGTGATCCAGAAGCTGCACGTAAAGCAGTCTGTGGACACATTGAGTTTGTAGTACAACAGGTGCGAATGATTGATGAAGAAGAAGCTCGTCGTCAGCGCGCCAGTCGATTAAACAGGATATAA
- the lldD gene encoding FMN-dependent L-lactate dehydrogenase LldD, with amino-acid sequence MIISSANDYREAARRRLPPFLFHYIDGGAYAEYTLKRNVEDLSKIALRQRVLNDMSQLSLETKLFDETLSMPVALSPVGLTGMYARRGEVQAAVAADKKGIPFTLSTVSVCPIEEVAPAIQRPMWFQLYVLRDRGFMKNALERAKAAGCSTLVFTVDMPVPGARYRDAHSGMSGPNAAMRRYMQSCFHPHWAWNVGMMGRPHDLGNISKYLGKPTGLEDYIGWLGSNFDPSISWKDLEWIREFWDGPMVIKGILDPEDAKDAVRFGADGIVVSNHGGRQLDGVLSSARALPPIADAVKGDIKILADSGIRNGLDVVRMLALGADTCMLGRAFVYALGAAGGEGVSNLLELIDKEMRVAMTLTGAKTIADITSDCLVKLERELAE; translated from the coding sequence ATGATTATTTCTTCTGCCAATGACTATCGTGAAGCGGCACGCCGTCGTTTACCGCCATTTTTATTCCATTACATCGATGGTGGTGCGTATGCAGAATACACCCTGAAGCGCAATGTAGAAGATTTATCAAAAATTGCTTTGCGTCAGCGTGTACTGAATGACATGTCACAGTTAAGTTTAGAAACCAAACTGTTTGATGAAACATTGTCAATGCCAGTTGCATTATCGCCTGTGGGTTTAACAGGAATGTATGCGCGTCGTGGTGAAGTTCAAGCTGCGGTTGCTGCAGATAAAAAGGGCATACCATTTACGCTGTCTACCGTTTCAGTATGTCCAATTGAGGAAGTTGCGCCTGCGATTCAGCGTCCAATGTGGTTCCAGCTTTATGTGCTACGTGACCGTGGTTTTATGAAAAATGCTTTGGAACGTGCTAAAGCAGCGGGCTGTTCAACCTTGGTGTTTACTGTGGATATGCCTGTTCCTGGCGCGCGTTACCGTGATGCCCACTCGGGTATGAGTGGTCCGAATGCTGCAATGCGTCGTTATATGCAGTCGTGTTTCCATCCACACTGGGCGTGGAATGTCGGCATGATGGGACGTCCGCATGACTTGGGTAATATTTCAAAATACTTAGGTAAGCCTACAGGTCTAGAAGATTATATTGGTTGGTTAGGTTCAAACTTCGATCCGTCTATTTCGTGGAAAGATCTTGAGTGGATTCGTGAGTTTTGGGATGGCCCAATGGTCATTAAAGGAATTCTAGATCCTGAAGATGCCAAAGATGCAGTGCGTTTCGGTGCAGATGGAATTGTGGTTTCAAACCATGGTGGTCGTCAGCTCGATGGCGTTTTATCTTCTGCACGCGCGCTTCCGCCAATTGCAGATGCAGTCAAGGGTGATATTAAAATCCTCGCGGATTCGGGTATTCGTAATGGTTTAGATGTTGTGCGTATGCTGGCGTTGGGTGCGGACACGTGCATGCTTGGTCGCGCCTTTGTTTATGCACTCGGTGCAGCAGGCGGTGAAGGTGTTTCAAATCTTTTAGAATTAATTGATAAAGAAATGCGTGTTGCTATGACCTTAACAGGGGCAAAAACCATTGCTGATATTACTTCGGATTGTTTAGTGAAGTTAGAACGAGAGCTGGCCGAGTAA